The proteins below are encoded in one region of Ochotona princeps isolate mOchPri1 chromosome 24, mOchPri1.hap1, whole genome shotgun sequence:
- the NTHL1 gene encoding endonuclease III-like protein 1 isoform X1: MHTLRAGMLTRSRSQGGAAAGGKNPSPVKRPCKVRRLDVAYEEDPEREKGGRVQAPSWEPQHWREQLANIRTMRSRRDAPVDQLGAGHCYDTSAPPEQVQRYQVLLSLMLSSQTKDQVTAGAMQRLRAHGLTVDSILQTDEDTLGQLIYPVGFWRSKVKYIKQTSTILRQRYNGDIPSSVVELVALPGVGPKMAHLAMAIAWGTVSGIAVDTHVHRIANRLRWTKEVTKSPEQTRTALESWLPRELWNEVNGLLVGFGQQTCLPVHPRCQACLNRTLCPAAQGRA, encoded by the exons ATGCACACGCTGCGCGCCGGGATGCTGACGCGCAGCCGGAGCCAAGGAGGAGCGGCTGCAG GAGGGAAAAACCCGAGCCCTGTGAAGCGACCATGCAAGGTCAGGAGACTGGACGTGGCCTATGAGGAGGATCCGGAGCGTGAGAAAGGTGGGAGGGTCCAGGCCCCATCCTGGGAGCCCCAGCACTGGCGAGAGCAGCTTGCCAACATCCGTACCATGAGGAGCAGGAGGGATGCCCCCGTGGACCAGCTCGGGGCCGGGCACTGCTACGACACCAGTGCCCCCCCAGAG caggtgcagaggtaCCAGGTGCTGCTGTCCCTGATGCTCTCCAGCCAGACCAAGGACCAGGTGACTGCGGGCGCCATGCAGCGGCTGCGGGCCCACGGCCTGACGGTGGACAGCATCCTGCAGACAGATGAGGACACTCTGGGCCAGCTCATCTACCCTGTGGGCTTCTGGAGG AGCAAGGTGAAGTACATTAAGCAGACCAGCACCATCCTGCGGCAGCGCTATAATGGAGACATCCCATCCTCCGTGGTGGAACTGGTGGCTCTGCCGGGTGTCGGGCCCAAGATGGCACACCTGGCCATGGCTATCGCCTGGGGCACCGTGTCAGGCATCG cagtggacacacatgtgcacagaaTTGCCAACCGCCTGCGGTGGACGAAGGAGGTGACCAAGTCCCCAGAGCAGACCCGCACCGCCCTGGAGAGCTGGCTGCCCAG GGAGCTGTGGAACGAGGTCAACGGGCTGCTGGTGGGCTTTGGCCAACAGACCTGCCTGCCGGTCCACCCTCGCTGCCAGGCCTGCCTCAACCGGACGCTGTGCCCAGCTGCCCAGGGCCGTGCGTGA
- the NTHL1 gene encoding endonuclease III-like protein 1 isoform X6 — translation MRSRRDAPVDQLGAGHCYDTSAPPEQVQRYQVLLSLMLSSQTKDQVTAGAMQRLRAHGLTVDSILQTDEDTLGQLIYPVGFWRSKVKYIKQTSTILRQRYNGDIPSSVVELVALPGVGPKMAHLAMAIAWGTVSGIAVDTHVHRIANRLRWTKEVTKSPEQTRTALESWLPRELWNEVNGLLVGFGQQTCLPVHPRCQACLNRTLCPAAQGRA, via the exons ATGAGGAGCAGGAGGGATGCCCCCGTGGACCAGCTCGGGGCCGGGCACTGCTACGACACCAGTGCCCCCCCAGAG caggtgcagaggtaCCAGGTGCTGCTGTCCCTGATGCTCTCCAGCCAGACCAAGGACCAGGTGACTGCGGGCGCCATGCAGCGGCTGCGGGCCCACGGCCTGACGGTGGACAGCATCCTGCAGACAGATGAGGACACTCTGGGCCAGCTCATCTACCCTGTGGGCTTCTGGAGG AGCAAGGTGAAGTACATTAAGCAGACCAGCACCATCCTGCGGCAGCGCTATAATGGAGACATCCCATCCTCCGTGGTGGAACTGGTGGCTCTGCCGGGTGTCGGGCCCAAGATGGCACACCTGGCCATGGCTATCGCCTGGGGCACCGTGTCAGGCATCG cagtggacacacatgtgcacagaaTTGCCAACCGCCTGCGGTGGACGAAGGAGGTGACCAAGTCCCCAGAGCAGACCCGCACCGCCCTGGAGAGCTGGCTGCCCAG GGAGCTGTGGAACGAGGTCAACGGGCTGCTGGTGGGCTTTGGCCAACAGACCTGCCTGCCGGTCCACCCTCGCTGCCAGGCCTGCCTCAACCGGACGCTGTGCCCAGCTGCCCAGGGCCGTGCGTGA
- the NTHL1 gene encoding endonuclease III-like protein 1 isoform X4 — protein MHTLRAGMLTRSRSQGGAAAGGKNPSPVKRPCKVRRLDVAYEEDPEREKGGRVQAPSWEPQHWREQLANIRTMRSRRDAPVDQLGAGHCYDTSAPPEVQRYQVLLSLMLSSQTKDQSKVKYIKQTSTILRQRYNGDIPSSVVELVALPGVGPKMAHLAMAIAWGTVSGIAVDTHVHRIANRLRWTKEVTKSPEQTRTALESWLPRELWNEVNGLLVGFGQQTCLPVHPRCQACLNRTLCPAAQGRA, from the exons ATGCACACGCTGCGCGCCGGGATGCTGACGCGCAGCCGGAGCCAAGGAGGAGCGGCTGCAG GAGGGAAAAACCCGAGCCCTGTGAAGCGACCATGCAAGGTCAGGAGACTGGACGTGGCCTATGAGGAGGATCCGGAGCGTGAGAAAGGTGGGAGGGTCCAGGCCCCATCCTGGGAGCCCCAGCACTGGCGAGAGCAGCTTGCCAACATCCGTACCATGAGGAGCAGGAGGGATGCCCCCGTGGACCAGCTCGGGGCCGGGCACTGCTACGACACCAGTGCCCCCCCAGAG gtgcagaggtaCCAGGTGCTGCTGTCCCTGATGCTCTCCAGCCAGACCAAGGACCAG AGCAAGGTGAAGTACATTAAGCAGACCAGCACCATCCTGCGGCAGCGCTATAATGGAGACATCCCATCCTCCGTGGTGGAACTGGTGGCTCTGCCGGGTGTCGGGCCCAAGATGGCACACCTGGCCATGGCTATCGCCTGGGGCACCGTGTCAGGCATCG cagtggacacacatgtgcacagaaTTGCCAACCGCCTGCGGTGGACGAAGGAGGTGACCAAGTCCCCAGAGCAGACCCGCACCGCCCTGGAGAGCTGGCTGCCCAG GGAGCTGTGGAACGAGGTCAACGGGCTGCTGGTGGGCTTTGGCCAACAGACCTGCCTGCCGGTCCACCCTCGCTGCCAGGCCTGCCTCAACCGGACGCTGTGCCCAGCTGCCCAGGGCCGTGCGTGA
- the NTHL1 gene encoding endonuclease III-like protein 1 isoform X2: MHTLRAGMLTRSRSQGGAAAGGKNPSPVKRPCKVRRLDVAYEEDPEREKGGRVQAPSWEPQHWREQLANIRTMRSRRDAPVDQLGAGHCYDTSAPPEVQRYQVLLSLMLSSQTKDQVTAGAMQRLRAHGLTVDSILQTDEDTLGQLIYPVGFWRSKVKYIKQTSTILRQRYNGDIPSSVVELVALPGVGPKMAHLAMAIAWGTVSGIAVDTHVHRIANRLRWTKEVTKSPEQTRTALESWLPRELWNEVNGLLVGFGQQTCLPVHPRCQACLNRTLCPAAQGRA, encoded by the exons ATGCACACGCTGCGCGCCGGGATGCTGACGCGCAGCCGGAGCCAAGGAGGAGCGGCTGCAG GAGGGAAAAACCCGAGCCCTGTGAAGCGACCATGCAAGGTCAGGAGACTGGACGTGGCCTATGAGGAGGATCCGGAGCGTGAGAAAGGTGGGAGGGTCCAGGCCCCATCCTGGGAGCCCCAGCACTGGCGAGAGCAGCTTGCCAACATCCGTACCATGAGGAGCAGGAGGGATGCCCCCGTGGACCAGCTCGGGGCCGGGCACTGCTACGACACCAGTGCCCCCCCAGAG gtgcagaggtaCCAGGTGCTGCTGTCCCTGATGCTCTCCAGCCAGACCAAGGACCAGGTGACTGCGGGCGCCATGCAGCGGCTGCGGGCCCACGGCCTGACGGTGGACAGCATCCTGCAGACAGATGAGGACACTCTGGGCCAGCTCATCTACCCTGTGGGCTTCTGGAGG AGCAAGGTGAAGTACATTAAGCAGACCAGCACCATCCTGCGGCAGCGCTATAATGGAGACATCCCATCCTCCGTGGTGGAACTGGTGGCTCTGCCGGGTGTCGGGCCCAAGATGGCACACCTGGCCATGGCTATCGCCTGGGGCACCGTGTCAGGCATCG cagtggacacacatgtgcacagaaTTGCCAACCGCCTGCGGTGGACGAAGGAGGTGACCAAGTCCCCAGAGCAGACCCGCACCGCCCTGGAGAGCTGGCTGCCCAG GGAGCTGTGGAACGAGGTCAACGGGCTGCTGGTGGGCTTTGGCCAACAGACCTGCCTGCCGGTCCACCCTCGCTGCCAGGCCTGCCTCAACCGGACGCTGTGCCCAGCTGCCCAGGGCCGTGCGTGA
- the NTHL1 gene encoding endonuclease III-like protein 1 isoform X5 has translation MHTLRAGMLTRSRSQGGAAAGGKNPSPVKRPCKVRRLDVAYEEDPEREKGGRVQAPSWEPQHWREQLANIRTMRSRRDAPVDQLGAGHCYDTSAPPESKVKYIKQTSTILRQRYNGDIPSSVVELVALPGVGPKMAHLAMAIAWGTVSGIAVDTHVHRIANRLRWTKEVTKSPEQTRTALESWLPRELWNEVNGLLVGFGQQTCLPVHPRCQACLNRTLCPAAQGRA, from the exons ATGCACACGCTGCGCGCCGGGATGCTGACGCGCAGCCGGAGCCAAGGAGGAGCGGCTGCAG GAGGGAAAAACCCGAGCCCTGTGAAGCGACCATGCAAGGTCAGGAGACTGGACGTGGCCTATGAGGAGGATCCGGAGCGTGAGAAAGGTGGGAGGGTCCAGGCCCCATCCTGGGAGCCCCAGCACTGGCGAGAGCAGCTTGCCAACATCCGTACCATGAGGAGCAGGAGGGATGCCCCCGTGGACCAGCTCGGGGCCGGGCACTGCTACGACACCAGTGCCCCCCCAGAG AGCAAGGTGAAGTACATTAAGCAGACCAGCACCATCCTGCGGCAGCGCTATAATGGAGACATCCCATCCTCCGTGGTGGAACTGGTGGCTCTGCCGGGTGTCGGGCCCAAGATGGCACACCTGGCCATGGCTATCGCCTGGGGCACCGTGTCAGGCATCG cagtggacacacatgtgcacagaaTTGCCAACCGCCTGCGGTGGACGAAGGAGGTGACCAAGTCCCCAGAGCAGACCCGCACCGCCCTGGAGAGCTGGCTGCCCAG GGAGCTGTGGAACGAGGTCAACGGGCTGCTGGTGGGCTTTGGCCAACAGACCTGCCTGCCGGTCCACCCTCGCTGCCAGGCCTGCCTCAACCGGACGCTGTGCCCAGCTGCCCAGGGCCGTGCGTGA
- the NTHL1 gene encoding endonuclease III-like protein 1 isoform X3 gives MHTLRAGMLTRSRSQGGAAAGGKNPSPVKRPCKVRRLDVAYEEDPEREKGGRVQAPSWEPQHWREQLANIRTMRSRRDAPVDQLGAGHCYDTSAPPEQVQRYQVLLSLMLSSQTKDQSKVKYIKQTSTILRQRYNGDIPSSVVELVALPGVGPKMAHLAMAIAWGTVSGIAVDTHVHRIANRLRWTKEVTKSPEQTRTALESWLPRELWNEVNGLLVGFGQQTCLPVHPRCQACLNRTLCPAAQGRA, from the exons ATGCACACGCTGCGCGCCGGGATGCTGACGCGCAGCCGGAGCCAAGGAGGAGCGGCTGCAG GAGGGAAAAACCCGAGCCCTGTGAAGCGACCATGCAAGGTCAGGAGACTGGACGTGGCCTATGAGGAGGATCCGGAGCGTGAGAAAGGTGGGAGGGTCCAGGCCCCATCCTGGGAGCCCCAGCACTGGCGAGAGCAGCTTGCCAACATCCGTACCATGAGGAGCAGGAGGGATGCCCCCGTGGACCAGCTCGGGGCCGGGCACTGCTACGACACCAGTGCCCCCCCAGAG caggtgcagaggtaCCAGGTGCTGCTGTCCCTGATGCTCTCCAGCCAGACCAAGGACCAG AGCAAGGTGAAGTACATTAAGCAGACCAGCACCATCCTGCGGCAGCGCTATAATGGAGACATCCCATCCTCCGTGGTGGAACTGGTGGCTCTGCCGGGTGTCGGGCCCAAGATGGCACACCTGGCCATGGCTATCGCCTGGGGCACCGTGTCAGGCATCG cagtggacacacatgtgcacagaaTTGCCAACCGCCTGCGGTGGACGAAGGAGGTGACCAAGTCCCCAGAGCAGACCCGCACCGCCCTGGAGAGCTGGCTGCCCAG GGAGCTGTGGAACGAGGTCAACGGGCTGCTGGTGGGCTTTGGCCAACAGACCTGCCTGCCGGTCCACCCTCGCTGCCAGGCCTGCCTCAACCGGACGCTGTGCCCAGCTGCCCAGGGCCGTGCGTGA